AGCTCTTTGATTCAACTTATTCTGGGAGACACCTGCCTTTTCATCAGCCAGCTGTTGAATCACATCATCCCGAAATTGTAACCGCTTTCGTTGCGCAACTCGAATAAAGTTTTTCACTTCATAGAATGCCACGCCACAAGCCCAGGAAAAGAAACTGCTGGAGTCGTCATACTCTGGGAATTTTCTCCACAAAATCAGGCTGGTTCGCTGAAAGACATCCTCTGCATCGTCCCGATTGGGTAGCAATGAATAAATGTACGAGTAAAGCTGATTCCGATGCTGTGTAAATACATTCAGGAATTTGACATGGAGATCGTCGGGCAGGGAGGCATCTTCTTGATGATTGGGCATAAAACAAAGGAATTCATATTGTTCAAAATGAAGCTAGATTTTGACTTTAATCACAACAATTAAAGCCACTATTAAACTATCGTACAAAATCTTGCCGACTTACTCCCTCGATCCGTGAAATCCACTCACAAATCCACCTAAGACAGTCAGGTAAAACCTCACAACCTGGATTCAACAGTCTGAAAATAAGCTCTACAAGACAATAACACATGAACACTCGCATCCAGTCTGTTCCAGAAGATTTCACTTTCCTGAAAAAAAACAGGTAAATCTCTGATTCTGCATACGACAGCTTATTTAGGAGAACTTTTTCCTCATTTCCTCCTTTTTTGAAATTTCTTAAATCAACTCGAATTAGAAAGACAGGAACGACTCCATGAAGAACCAAAGTCGCTCGGCTGATCGGCGGGGGTTTACCCTGATCGAACTGTTGGTAGTCATTGCCATCATAGCCATTTTAATTGCCTTATTGTTACCTGCCGTTCAACAAGCACGAGAAGCCGCCCGCAGAAGCACCTGTAAAAATAATTTAAAACAAATTGGCCTCGCGTTGCACAACTACCACGAAACCTTTCGCATGTTTCCTCCCGGATATATTGAAGAGATTCTCCCCTCTAATGGCGGTGTCATTGTCGATAATGAAGGGCATTGGGCCTGGAACGCCATGATCTTACCGTATGTTGATCAGACTCCACTCTATAATCAACTCAATGTTGGCACTGTACCCGTTTCAACTGTTCTGAATACGGCCAGTATCCGTGACACCATGCAACAAACACTGCCTCTGTTCCGTTGTCCCTCTGATTCTGGGCCAAGAATTCATGAAGAACTCGGACGCCAGATCATGGCAACAGGTGGTTCGGTATATGGCTTGGCAGTAACGAATTATATTGCATCTAATAACTCTTTTGGTCTGAAGAAAGATCGAGGAACAAATCCAACGAATACAGCCAATGGTGCATTTTTTCGGAACAGTGACGTTCGCCTGCGTGATTTAACAGATGGTAGCAGCAACGTGATTCTTGTTGGAGAAAGAGCCTATAAACTCGGTTCAGTAAAAGCGTTTGCAGGAGCCATGTATGCAGCGCGTGACTTCAACGCCACAGGCCCGGCCATCAGCTCGGATGGATCCGCTTCCAATCAGGGGTTGATCTCCATTTTTGGAGGGGGTGCGGCTCCTATCAATGCCAATGCTTCAACCGGACAAGGACGCATTGCCTTTAGCAGTAAACATGTCGGCGGTGCACACTTCTTGTTTGGTGATGGACGCATTCGATTTCTCAGCGAAAATATCGACCATAATGCCTCAACAATTCCCGCTGATAGTACCCTCGAATATCTGATCGGCGTTGACGATGGAAATGTAGTTGGTGAGTTTTAAGGCTATCTCTTTGCTCAGCTAAACACAATTCGATGGGGCAAGCAGTTATGTTAGCTGCTTGTCCCGTTTTCGTTTTCATTACAACAAAATATGCGAAATTGGGAGCCTAACTTGTGTTTCCGCTCCTGCGTCTTTATCATCATTCGCCAATAGAAATCATTTTTTATTTATAGCAAAAAATAAGCATCAGGGAGACTTTCATGAAATTATTAGAAACTATGAGAGTGATTTTTCTTTTGACACTCATCTGTATTGTCGGCTCCGGATGTGGTGGAAGCCAGGTAAGTGATCAACCAGACCTGGGCACCGTAACTGGTACGGTGACGATGGATGGGACGGCACTCCCAGGTGCTATGGTCATTTTTAGTCCGGAGAAAGGGCGTTCTTCTATGGGAACTACTGATAGCGAAGGCAAATACGAAATGATTTATGTAGGTGACACTAAAGGAGCCAAATTAGGCAACCACAAAATCAGCATCACGACTGTGCAAGAGGGTAACTCTGAGGAATCAGGAGAAGAGACAGCCACCACATTCAAAGAAACCATTCCGGCAAAATACAATACCAAAACAACACTGACAGAAATTGTTAAAGAAGGTGATAACGTCTTTGATTTCGAACTGACATCAAAATAATCAAAACTGAATAACGTCATCAATATCAGGCTCTAAGGAATCTGCTTACATTCTTCAGAGCCGTTTTTCTATAGTGCCTACTCTCATTTTTCCAACGCCATCAAATATGCAATTAGGTCTGCCATTTCCTGCGTTTTGATTTTCTTTTCAAATCCCTCTGGCATCAGCGATTTTCCCGAGCTTTTGATCTCTTCGATATTCTTTCGCAAAATCGTAATCTTTTTGTTTTCTGCTTTTTTGAGCGTAATACTGGAAGGGGTCTCATTCACAATAATACCGGTTTCAATCAAGCCGGAATCGGTCACTACTACATATTCGAGATAGTTCGGTGAAACTTCTTTGTTAGGATCCAGCACATGTACCAGAATTTCTGGAGCCGTCCTGTTTTTGATCGTGGCCAGATTGGGACCGACTTCGTAACCTTCGTTCCCCAATTTGTGGCAGGTGAGACAATCCCGGTTGAAGACAATTTTTCCTCGGTTCAGATCGCTTTGCAAAGAGAGGGCTGGTTGATATTGTGCAATAATTTCTTTGCGAGGACTGAGAGTGTCTCCGGCAAAAAATTGAGCCGCCTGCTTTTTGATCTCGGGATTCGTACTTTTCATAAGAATAGTCCGTCTCACCTGTGGTATCTGACTGATGGCGACCGTTCTTTCTGAAATTGCAGCAAATAGTCTTAAAATCCAGTTCTGTCTCCTTAATAACCGATTGACGATCTCTGTTCTCACATTGGGAGTGAGAGAAGGATATCGCTTGAGTAACAGCTCAGCAACTTTTGTATCGGTAAAGCTGGTTAACGCTTCGACAACAGAGACTTGAATCGCTTGTGGCTCTCGTGCATCCAGTAGTGGTAAGAGCGTTGTTTCTGCCATTGTCAAATCGGTACAACTCAATAAATCAATCGCCTGTTGACGTACCTCAACAGTTTTGTCACGATCAGCGGCTCTCTGTTTCGACTGTCCGATCAAATGGCGAATGAGTCGCGCTGAATCTGATTTTTCATCTTCAGTAAATTTGAGAAGTGTTTTCCCACCACGTTTTAACCCCTGGCCAATCGCCAGGACGGCTTGCGTTTGAACTTCTTCTGTAAGCTGAATTTGATTTGGATATTGATAACTGGCAACGATTCCAAGAATCATATTTACTTCCGGTACCAGCTGTCTAGTGCCAATGACATTTGACAATTGATTTAAGAGTGGTTGTGCTTCAGGGCTGGCAGCAAACTCTATATCGGCCAATAGATTCTTTAAGAAAGGCGCAGTTGAATCAGACAAAGAACTCAGCACAGCGGTCCGAATCCAAAAGTCACTATGATCACGGCGCACGATTTGATACAAGGATTTTGCCGCTTGAGGATGATCAACTTCTCCAAGGGTAAAAGCAGTTTGAAAGCGAACTCGTGGATCTTTATCTGAAGCCAAGGCCAGGACACGGTCTCGCAGTTTTGTATTCTGATTTAACATTGGTTCGGCAAGACGAATGGCAGCATGTCTAATTTCTGGTTCTTTGTCATTCAAAGCTCTCTGCAAGTTTTCCTCAGTTAAAGCGTTTAAACCTTGCAGGGACCAGAGAGCGTGGAGTCTCGCCAGAGCAGATGAACTATGCTTCAGCAACTTTCTGAGTGGTGGTACGGCCGACTGATCCTGTCGTTCAAAAATCAGCCGATGCGCAGTGTCGCGCCACCATACGTTCAGATTCTCTAACTCGGTAACGAGTGTTTCAATATCTGCCGAACCAAGGCGTGGTAGCCGAGGTTTTTGATAGTTTCCAGGATATTCTGGAGGAACCAGACGATAGATGCGACCTCGATCACGACCACTGGTTAAATCTAAATGCGCCTTGATATCATCGGGAATCGACCAGGGATGTTCGATATTTTCTCGATACATATCTAACACATACAGTGTACCATCAGGTGCATTCAGAAAGTTAACGGGACGAAACCAGTTATCAGTGGAAGCAAGAAATTCCACGTCGTCGTGCGCCCGGCTGGCTTTGAATGTGACGCCATCTGGTGTCACCCGATAACGCATTACTAAATTCCCAGCGACTTCGCCAATGAATGCGTTACCATAATATTCTTGAGGATATGCGGTCCCTCGATAGATCGTCGCGCCTGCGGAAGAAGTGACAAAGCCTGTCGCATTTTTTTCACTTCGTGGAGAGCGTGAATTGGGATCAGAGGCCAGACGTTGTGCATTGATGACTCTCCAGGGTTCGGCAGGGCTCACGCGAAAAACAGAAAGGGTATCGCCGGCTTGGGCAACGTCATTGATAGCAGAAGCCACCGGTAAGTACCGATTACGAACCAGATATTTTGTGGGTAGCACAATATGCATCAAGGGATTTCGAATGTTACAGATGAAACGATTTCCCCAGTCATCAAATGTATTTCCAAAACGCGCTCCCCCGGAAATGACTTCAAATGTCTCAGTTTCGGCATCAAATCGAAAATCACGCCGTCCCATATTAATCGGGTTTGTTTTCGCCAGCCCACTGGCTTGAATACTTCCCCCGTTGCTGCCGCCTGCACCATAGATCTGATGGTCCAGGCCCCATTTCAGGTTATTCATCACAGCCTGCACATTAAACTTGCGAAATCCGGTAAAGACTTTGCGTTTGATATCCGCTTTATGGTCACCGTCTGTGTCTTTGAAGTACCAGATATCAGGAGTCGCTGAAACGTAGACTCCCCCTTTCCAGAACGCCAGTCCGGTAGGCCATGATAATTGGTCGGCAAAAATCGTCGAGCGATCAAATTTGCCGTCGCCATCAACATCTTCCAACACGCGTACTTTGCCAATGGCCGCTGATTTCTGTTCGGCCCACGCTTCATCTTTGGACTTATCCGTATAAGGATAATCATTCATCTCGATGACGTATGCCAAACCATTTTCGTCATACTGCATCGCCACCGGATCAGTCACCAATGGTTCTGCCGCCAGCAACTCCATTTTAAAACCATTTTGTAATCGAAAAGTTTTCAAGGCATTTTTAGCAGTCGTGGGCTCTAAACGCGGTAGTTCATCAGCCAGAGATTGCGGTTTCGCATTCTTTTTTTCAGCGGAGTTGAGTCGTGTTGAGGAAGAAACAAGAAATCCGAGAGCAACCACAGCCAAAATGAATCTTGTCTGTCTGACAACCAGATTTCTCATAAGAAAACTCCTCAGTATTTTTTATTTAAGACTTTTGCAGAAAATGCGACTACCAATTAGCTCAGTGCTATCTGCCACTTTAAGTAAGAATGTTAAATAATTGTAAACGAGGTGACAAACACATCACAAGCGAGAATCCAGAAATACAGAAAGATCGGAGTTTGCGCAAGACATAAAAAAACTCTCTTCACCACAATAATGAAGAGAGTTGAGTCACGTGATTCAAATCAGTAATCAGACAGCAGGCTGGCCGGTAAAATATTCTGGCTCTTTGCCTTCCTGCCATTTAATATTACAGCCAATACTGGGTTTTTGGTCCGTAGTAACAGGGGCACCGGCGAGAACAGCATCGCAGGCCGCACGTAAATCTGCCCCGCTAATTGGTTTCTCATTTCCAGGACGGCTATCATCAAACTGTCCTCGATAGACGAGTTTTTTCTCCTGATCGAACAGAAAGAAGTCAGGAGTACAAGCAGCTTTGTACGCTTTTGCCACTTCTTGAGTGGGATCATATAAATAGGCGAAGTGGTAGCCAGCTGCTGCGGCCTCTTCAACCATTTTTTCCGGGCTATCATCTGGATGCGTAGAAACATCATTGGAGCTGATACCCACAACTCCCAACCCCTTCGTCATATATTCATCAGCAAATGAAGCCAATGCTTCTCGAAGATGAACGACAAAAGGGCAATGATTACACATAAAAATAACCAGTAAACCTTTGGAATCCTGATAATCGTTGAGGGACACAGTTTGCCCATCAACGTTTTTCAATGAAAACTCAGGGGCTTCAGTTCCTAATGGCAACATCGTCGAAGCAGTTTTTACCATGGATAGTTCTCCTTATTCAATCTACAAACAAAGCAGATGCAGATTTTTATTCTAAGTGTTTGAATTAAATTTTTCCAGTAACGGACTGACTACCAGCTTGGGAACGAAGTCGTTTAATTTTTCTTCAGCAACATCTCCGCCCAGTTGTGCGATCTGTTTGATCAAAGAGCTAGAAATATGAGTATATTTTTCACTAGCCATCAAAAAGACGGTTTCAATTTCCGGTGCTAAAGTCCGGTTCGCCAGTGACATCGTAAATTCTGCTTCCACATCGGTCAGAGTTCGGAATCCTCTGAGCATCACCCCACCGCCGCATTCTTCTACAAAGTTGACAGCCAAACCCTGAAAATATTTGACTTCAACATTGGGTAAAGGCGCAAGAAGTTCGTTCAGCATCTGTTGACGTTCTTCAGGTGAGAATAAGGGTTTCTTGCCTGGGTTGATTCCAATGCCTACAGTGACTTTTGTGTAAATTCGGGCACCGCGCTCAAGAATATCGAGATGCCCCAATGTGGGCGGATCAAAACTGCCAACATACACAGCATGATGTGGATCGAGCATGTTCGTCACAAAACGGCCTTTCTCTCATAATTCCTGCCAGATTCTGAATTTATTGTAACTGGATTTATGGTCGATCCAAACGGACAGAATCGAATTTCTTATATGAATCGAAAGATTTGAGAGAGATGCATACAGTCAATTGCAAATCTACCTTAATCGAAGTGTAATGGATCATTAAGAGTCTCCCTACATGGGTGCTCTATTTGATTCAGATTACTCATTCCACCAAGTGAAACCCTATTTCAGGAGCATTATAAAATGTGTTTCTCTTCTTGTCGCTCAATCATTCACATCGCATCGTGGGGCTTGATGCTAGTTTTAACTGCCAATCTCACCCTGGCGGCCCCCAAAAATCTCGAAGAGATTTCCAAGCTCCTGAAAGAACCGAAAAATAAAAAAAATCAGAAACAGGTTCTCGACTTCTTTCAGAAACGCTACCAAAAGGAAAAAGATCTCACCAAGGGGACTCATCGCCACTTAATCCAACGAACCAGTGACGGCGGTGGATTTGCCGGTTGGTTTTTGAAAGCAGATCCGAGTGCCGAGGTGATTATCTATGCGGAAAATCACCGCCAATGGCCCATGATTGCTTTGGGAGATTCAGGTTATTTTGCCCGTGTGGAACGATTTCCGAATTTTTCTGCCGCCCATTACCGATATAGCGTTAACGGCCGCCGCTTACCTGCGGGAAGGTATAATCGATTTGGCTTTGAAAGTTACGAATGGAAACCCGAAAGCCTCCGCCAGCCAGGAGTTCCACAGGGCAAGCTGATTCAAATGCCAGCTTTCAAAAGCACCAAACATTATCCGGGAACAGTCAGGGACTGGTGGGTCTATGTGCCTGCTCAGTATGCAAAATCAAATGACGTTGCCAAATTGATCATTTTCACAGATGGCCGCGGGTACTGTTATGGCGATGGAAATGCGACAATTGTACTCGATAACCTAATTCATGCGAAAAAAATTCCGGTTTCGATCGCGGTATTTATTAATCCCGGAGTTTTTCCTGCTCAACCGAATGGAAAACAGGAATCTCGGAACCGAAGTAATGAATATGATACCTGCACCGCTCAATATGCGACGTTTCTCGACGAGGAAATGCTACCTCTGATTCGCAAACAGTACGAAATCTCCAAAAAACCAGAAGATCATGTAATTTGTGGTGCTTCTTCGGGCGGAAGCTGCGCCTTCACCGCTGCCTGGCATCGGACCGATTTGTTTCAGAAGGTCATTTCTTTTGTGGGAAGCTTCTGTGATTTCCGACGAATTGAAGATTATCCCTCCCGTAAGAAGAACGTGGTTCCCCTCGATCAATTTGGTCCCTGGAAAACAGCCCATGATTATCCTGGGCTCATTCGCAAACAAGACCCTCCCAAGCCCATTAAAGTATTTTTACAAGACGGGGATAATGATCTCGATAATAAACTAGGTAACTGGTTCCTGAATAACGAACGGATGGCCGCGGCGCTCGCATATAGTGGATATGACTACTGGTTTGTAACCGGGCATGGTATCCACAGTAGTAGACATGGCAAAGCTGTACTTCCTGATGCGCTGGTCTGGATCTGGAATTCAAAACAGAGCAAGTAATAGGAGACTCGTTCACAAACTAGGTTTTTCTTGCGAAATGAAACATTCATTGTGATTTTTATTTGACGATCGCGGTGTTGGTCGATAAATTTACATTATTAAAAATAGAATGAGCAGATAGGAATTTCTTCTTTGAGCGACAGGAACCTCAATTAAGTGATTTGCTTCGTGACGGGAGTAAGAGTTTTAAAGCTCTCTCACTAAAAAATTAGAATAACATGAAATGGATTTGTGTTCTGCGTCTAGCGGAACGATGTTAGTCGTTTGTTGATCAAGAGTCTACAACTTCAGATTTACCCGCCTTGAATACTACGACGAGTCAGATTGCTAACGCTGGCCGGAACACAAGTGATTGTCTGTCGGTACATTTACCAATTTCAAGGAGGATCGCTTATGACTGTAGAGACCTATGCCCAAAAGGCAAAGAAACTTTCTCAAAAGATTGAAAACACAATTGCCACACGAACTGGAAGTCAGGTCCAGGCATTAAAAGTGGATATTTTTGGGGAAATCGTTGTACTTTCTGGACGCACAGACTCTTTTTACCATAAGCAATTGGCAACCCATGCTGCTTTAAGTGAAATTGACCAGTACGCACTTACGAATAACATTCGAGTCGAATCTTAATTTGAATCACTCTTCCTGTACGAAGCAGGAATCTCGAAAGCAAAAACTTATTATATTTAATTCATAGCCAGCGATTTGATCATGATGATCTCATCAGGCTGGCTTAAAAGAGCAGAAACTGGACGAGATGCTTGTTCAGAATCCTGGATAAGGTTACGAAGCGTTATTCTGTTTGACCTGGTTCATGATCAGACAGATTTGTTTCTACCTGTTTTTGGTTGCCGAATTGAAACTTCTTTTCTTCGCCCCGCATGATCCGCCTCAGATTGCTCCAGTGACGTACGATAATTAATACCGGAACGGCTATACTGAATACGGCAAGACTCCATTTCTCTGATGAAAACGCAAGTGATCCCAGTTGAACGAATTGAGCAATTCCAAATGCGGTCGCAGCAATCAGGGAACTCAGAGCGACAATCCGCGAAATTAGAAAAGTCAAAATAAAAGCAGCCACAGCAATCAACGTAGACCAGGGTCCTAACACCAAGATCACGCCCAAACTGGTAGCCACTCCTTTTCCACCTCGGAAACCAAGCCAGACTGGAAACATATGACCGAGAATTGTAGCGACTCCGCTTAATACACGTACATGGTCAAAGTCGGAGGAATCTGTTGCCACAAAGAGTGATGGAATGAATAAAACGGGCAATAACCCCTTTAATGCATCCAACACGAGAACCAAAATTCCCCATTTGGCTCCCAGAGTCCGCGCCACATTAGTGGCACCGATATTGCCGCTACCCACTTTGCGAATATCCGTGTCTGTTACTAATTTCGCTACTAACAGACCGAAGGGTATGGAACCTGCCAGATAAGAGGTGAAAGCAATAAAAATCCAAAAAAAGTCTGTAAACATCGCTTAGACAATTTCGTATAATCTAATGTAAGCCATTCCAGTTGAGAAAACGACTTTGATGATACTCGACTGTGGCTGAAAAACACAGTAATCAGCTAAGATAGCCATGAAAGATTCAGTAGACTGAATCAATACTATGCATCACCGATTCTGAAACTCTATTTCTGCAAAGTTAGAATGTTTCGACTAACTGATGCCCCTCGCCATAGGAGATGGGTTATCTTGATCTCTGAGGGCACAATACCCTCTTTTTATCCCTGTTTTATGTTTTGCTTTAGCGATGACAGAAAAAAAACTTCCCGTTCTCCCAACGACTCAACCACAACATCCTGACATGGAAGAAGGGCTTTATCCTGCGCGCTGGTGGCATCAGACAGGTGAGAAAATTCTCTGTGATTTATGCCCCCGTGCTTGTTCGTTAGCGGAAGGCGATCGAGGCTTTTGTTTCGTCCGCCAGAATGTTGGTGGCAAGATGGCTTTGACCACCTATGGTCGTAGTACCGGGTTCTGTGTCGACCCGATCGAAAAAAAACCGCTGAATCATTTTTATCCTGGTTCAAGCGTACTTTCCTTTGGGACAGCTGGTTGTAATCTGGGTTGTAAATTCTGCCAGAATTGGGACATTTCCAAATCGCGTGAAATCGAACGCCTGAGTGCCCGCGCTATGCCAGAAGAAATTGCTGAGGTGGCATCAGAATTGGGATGCCAGAGTGTCGCCTTCACGTACAACGACCCCATCATTTGGGCTGAATATGCAATTGAGACTTCCAAAGCCTGTCATGCTAAAGGTATTAAAACCGTTGCCGTGACAGCCGGCTATATAACGGAAACAGCCCGCGCAGATTTTTTTGAGCATATCGATGCTGCCAACATCGATTTGAAAGCATTCACAGAAGAGTTTTACTATCGTATCACCCTTTCTCATCTTCAACCT
The Gimesia aquarii DNA segment above includes these coding regions:
- a CDS encoding sigma-70 family RNA polymerase sigma factor, translating into MPNHQEDASLPDDLHVKFLNVFTQHRNQLYSYIYSLLPNRDDAEDVFQRTSLILWRKFPEYDDSSSFFSWACGVAFYEVKNFIRVAQRKRLQFRDDVIQQLADEKAGVSQNKLNQRATALQDCIQKLRDKDRDLVDQVYRNQTAIKDVAEAAGSAIQTLYNRLNQIRRQLTQCIERTLSYTGEGK
- a CDS encoding DUF1559 domain-containing protein, with the translated sequence MKNQSRSADRRGFTLIELLVVIAIIAILIALLLPAVQQAREAARRSTCKNNLKQIGLALHNYHETFRMFPPGYIEEILPSNGGVIVDNEGHWAWNAMILPYVDQTPLYNQLNVGTVPVSTVLNTASIRDTMQQTLPLFRCPSDSGPRIHEELGRQIMATGGSVYGLAVTNYIASNNSFGLKKDRGTNPTNTANGAFFRNSDVRLRDLTDGSSNVILVGERAYKLGSVKAFAGAMYAARDFNATGPAISSDGSASNQGLISIFGGGAAPINANASTGQGRIAFSSKHVGGAHFLFGDGRIRFLSENIDHNASTIPADSTLEYLIGVDDGNVVGEF
- a CDS encoding carboxypeptidase regulatory-like domain-containing protein, which encodes MKLLETMRVIFLLTLICIVGSGCGGSQVSDQPDLGTVTGTVTMDGTALPGAMVIFSPEKGRSSMGTTDSEGKYEMIYVGDTKGAKLGNHKISITTVQEGNSEESGEETATTFKETIPAKYNTKTTLTEIVKEGDNVFDFELTSK
- a CDS encoding PVC-type heme-binding CxxCH protein, which translates into the protein MRNLVVRQTRFILAVVALGFLVSSSTRLNSAEKKNAKPQSLADELPRLEPTTAKNALKTFRLQNGFKMELLAAEPLVTDPVAMQYDENGLAYVIEMNDYPYTDKSKDEAWAEQKSAAIGKVRVLEDVDGDGKFDRSTIFADQLSWPTGLAFWKGGVYVSATPDIWYFKDTDGDHKADIKRKVFTGFRKFNVQAVMNNLKWGLDHQIYGAGGSNGGSIQASGLAKTNPINMGRRDFRFDAETETFEVISGGARFGNTFDDWGNRFICNIRNPLMHIVLPTKYLVRNRYLPVASAINDVAQAGDTLSVFRVSPAEPWRVINAQRLASDPNSRSPRSEKNATGFVTSSAGATIYRGTAYPQEYYGNAFIGEVAGNLVMRYRVTPDGVTFKASRAHDDVEFLASTDNWFRPVNFLNAPDGTLYVLDMYRENIEHPWSIPDDIKAHLDLTSGRDRGRIYRLVPPEYPGNYQKPRLPRLGSADIETLVTELENLNVWWRDTAHRLIFERQDQSAVPPLRKLLKHSSSALARLHALWSLQGLNALTEENLQRALNDKEPEIRHAAIRLAEPMLNQNTKLRDRVLALASDKDPRVRFQTAFTLGEVDHPQAAKSLYQIVRRDHSDFWIRTAVLSSLSDSTAPFLKNLLADIEFAASPEAQPLLNQLSNVIGTRQLVPEVNMILGIVASYQYPNQIQLTEEVQTQAVLAIGQGLKRGGKTLLKFTEDEKSDSARLIRHLIGQSKQRAADRDKTVEVRQQAIDLLSCTDLTMAETTLLPLLDAREPQAIQVSVVEALTSFTDTKVAELLLKRYPSLTPNVRTEIVNRLLRRQNWILRLFAAISERTVAISQIPQVRRTILMKSTNPEIKKQAAQFFAGDTLSPRKEIIAQYQPALSLQSDLNRGKIVFNRDCLTCHKLGNEGYEVGPNLATIKNRTAPEILVHVLDPNKEVSPNYLEYVVVTDSGLIETGIIVNETPSSITLKKAENKKITILRKNIEEIKSSGKSLMPEGFEKKIKTQEMADLIAYLMALEK
- a CDS encoding thioredoxin family protein, which codes for MVKTASTMLPLGTEAPEFSLKNVDGQTVSLNDYQDSKGLLVIFMCNHCPFVVHLREALASFADEYMTKGLGVVGISSNDVSTHPDDSPEKMVEEAAAAGYHFAYLYDPTQEVAKAYKAACTPDFFLFDQEKKLVYRGQFDDSRPGNEKPISGADLRAACDAVLAGAPVTTDQKPSIGCNIKWQEGKEPEYFTGQPAV
- the coaD gene encoding pantetheine-phosphate adenylyltransferase, translating into MLDPHHAVYVGSFDPPTLGHLDILERGARIYTKVTVGIGINPGKKPLFSPEERQQMLNELLAPLPNVEVKYFQGLAVNFVEECGGGVMLRGFRTLTDVEAEFTMSLANRTLAPEIETVFLMASEKYTHISSSLIKQIAQLGGDVAEEKLNDFVPKLVVSPLLEKFNSNT
- a CDS encoding alpha/beta hydrolase, with protein sequence MCFSSCRSIIHIASWGLMLVLTANLTLAAPKNLEEISKLLKEPKNKKNQKQVLDFFQKRYQKEKDLTKGTHRHLIQRTSDGGGFAGWFLKADPSAEVIIYAENHRQWPMIALGDSGYFARVERFPNFSAAHYRYSVNGRRLPAGRYNRFGFESYEWKPESLRQPGVPQGKLIQMPAFKSTKHYPGTVRDWWVYVPAQYAKSNDVAKLIIFTDGRGYCYGDGNATIVLDNLIHAKKIPVSIAVFINPGVFPAQPNGKQESRNRSNEYDTCTAQYATFLDEEMLPLIRKQYEISKKPEDHVICGASSGGSCAFTAAWHRTDLFQKVISFVGSFCDFRRIEDYPSRKKNVVPLDQFGPWKTAHDYPGLIRKQDPPKPIKVFLQDGDNDLDNKLGNWFLNNERMAAALAYSGYDYWFVTGHGIHSSRHGKAVLPDALVWIWNSKQSK
- a CDS encoding BON domain-containing protein, producing MTVETYAQKAKKLSQKIENTIATRTGSQVQALKVDIFGEIVVLSGRTDSFYHKQLATHAALSEIDQYALTNNIRVES
- the plsY gene encoding glycerol-3-phosphate 1-O-acyltransferase PlsY gives rise to the protein MFTDFFWIFIAFTSYLAGSIPFGLLVAKLVTDTDIRKVGSGNIGATNVARTLGAKWGILVLVLDALKGLLPVLFIPSLFVATDSSDFDHVRVLSGVATILGHMFPVWLGFRGGKGVATSLGVILVLGPWSTLIAVAAFILTFLISRIVALSSLIAATAFGIAQFVQLGSLAFSSEKWSLAVFSIAVPVLIIVRHWSNLRRIMRGEEKKFQFGNQKQVETNLSDHEPGQTE